A section of the Budorcas taxicolor isolate Tak-1 chromosome 17, Takin1.1, whole genome shotgun sequence genome encodes:
- the LOC128062442 gene encoding 60S ribosomal protein L23a-like has translation MKMAPKAKKEAPAPPKAEAKAKALKAKKAVLKGVHSHKKKKIRTSPTFRWPKTLRLRRQPKYPPKSAPRRNKLDHYAIIKFPLTTESSMKKIEDNNTLVFIVDVKANKHQIKQAVKKLYDTDVAKVNTLIRPDGEKKAYVRLAPDYDALDVANKIGII, from the coding sequence ATGAAGATGGCGCCGAAGGCGAAGAAGGAAGCCCCTGCCCCTCCTAAagctgaagccaaagcaaaagctTTGAAGGCCAAGAAAGCAGTGTTGAAAGGTGTCCACagccacaagaaaaagaagatcCGGACATCACCCACCTTCCGGTGGCCCAAAACACTGCGGCTCAGGAGGCAGCCCAAATATCCTCCGAAGAGCGCCCCTAGGAGAAACAAACTTGACCACTATGCTATCATCAAATTCCCCCTCACCACCGAGTCATCCATGAAGAAAATAGAAGACAACAACACACTGGTGTTCATTGTGGATGTCAAGGCCAACAAACACCAAATCAAACAGGCTGTGAAGAAGCTCTATGACACTGACGTGGCCAAGGTCAATACTCTGATCAGGCCTGATGGAGAGAAGAAGGCATATGTTCGACTGGCTCCTGACTATGATGCTTTGGATGTTGCCAACAAAATTGGGATCATCTAA